From the genome of Solibacillus sp. FSL H8-0538:
TCATGATTGAAAATAACTTAACGCCAAGACAAATTACAGAACATTTGAATCGTCACATCGTCGGGCAAGCGGCAGCAAAGCGAGCAGTAGCTGTAGCGCTACGTAATCGTTATCGTCGTTCACTCCTAAGTGACGAAATGAAAACTGAAATTATCCCGAAAAATATTTTAATGATTGGTCCAACCGGTGTTGGAAAAACAGAAATAGCAAGGCGTATTGCAAAACTAACGAATGCCCCGTTTATTAAAGTGGAAGCAACGAAGTTTACGGAAGTAGGCTATGTAGGTCGGGATGTAGAATCTATGGTACGCGATTTGGTGGAAGCATCTCGTCGACTCGTAAAAGAGGAAATGACAGAAGCCGTACAAGAACAAGCAGAGCGCAATGCAAATGAGGGACTCGTTCAATTACTCGTTCCTTCGAAATTAAAAGGAAAGATGCCCCAAAATCCATTTGAAATGTTTTTTGGGCAAAAAAATGAACAGCCAGCAGATCAGCCAGCATCTGAGGATGTCGAAGTACGCTCCCGTCGTGCTCAAATCGCGCAAGACTTAAAAGCCGGTAAACTAGAAGAACAATGGGTTACAATCGAAGTCACTGAACAAACCCCTTCTATACTTGATGCGATGCCTGGAATGGGAATGGATATGGGTGCTAGCGGAATGCAAGATATGTTGTCTAATTTAATGCCTAAAAAAACAAAAAAGCGTAAAGTTCAGGTGAAAGACGCACGTCGTATTTTGACGCAAGAGGAAGCGAACAAGCTGATCGATTCAGAAGAATTAGCAAACGAAGCGGTACTACGAGCTGAGCAGGCTGGAATCATTTTTATTGATGAAATCGATAAAATTGCTAGCAAAGGTAGTACTTCTTCTGCTGAAGTTTCGCGAGAAGGCGTACAGCGTGATATTTTACCAATTGTTGAAGGCTCAACAGTAACAACGAAGTATGGTCCGGTGAAAACAGATTACATGTTATTTATTGCTGCTGGTGCTTTTCATATGTCAAAGCCAAGTGATCTAATTCCAGAATTACAAGGTCGTTTCCCGATTCGTGTCGAGCTGGAGAAGTTAACAAAAGAAGATTTCGTACGGATTTTACAGGAGCCAGATCAATCATTAATTTTGCAATATAAAGCATTACTTGAAACAGAAGGCGTTACGATGGAATTTACAGAGGATGCAATTGTACGTATTGCAGAAATAGCAACAGAAGTAAATCAAGAAACTGATAATATTGGTGCCCGTCGTTTACACACTATTTTGGAGCGCTTGTTAGAAGAATTGTCGTTTGAAGCTTC
Proteins encoded in this window:
- the hslU gene encoding ATP-dependent protease ATPase subunit HslU, producing MIENNLTPRQITEHLNRHIVGQAAAKRAVAVALRNRYRRSLLSDEMKTEIIPKNILMIGPTGVGKTEIARRIAKLTNAPFIKVEATKFTEVGYVGRDVESMVRDLVEASRRLVKEEMTEAVQEQAERNANEGLVQLLVPSKLKGKMPQNPFEMFFGQKNEQPADQPASEDVEVRSRRAQIAQDLKAGKLEEQWVTIEVTEQTPSILDAMPGMGMDMGASGMQDMLSNLMPKKTKKRKVQVKDARRILTQEEANKLIDSEELANEAVLRAEQAGIIFIDEIDKIASKGSTSSAEVSREGVQRDILPIVEGSTVTTKYGPVKTDYMLFIAAGAFHMSKPSDLIPELQGRFPIRVELEKLTKEDFVRILQEPDQSLILQYKALLETEGVTMEFTEDAIVRIAEIATEVNQETDNIGARRLHTILERLLEELSFEASEIAPAHIEITPNYVDKKLGDIVKNKDLSQFIL